Proteins found in one Paenibacillus dendritiformis genomic segment:
- a CDS encoding NUDIX hydrolase, with translation MLKYTLCLIKQGSKILLLNREKPAWMGCWNGVGGKIEKNEQPRASMLREIREETGIEALDLTFKGLITWTTGERRDFGGLYLYAAAIPEEQRYPTPVKTAEGILDWKELRWIMHPDNAGVASNIRSCLEQVLHDEQCYNHHCIFVGDSLIEQITTPIDLNIEYDEAARMEYIMKYMSSISEAAAAIS, from the coding sequence ATGCTGAAATACACATTATGCTTAATCAAGCAAGGCAGCAAAATATTGCTGTTAAATCGAGAGAAGCCGGCATGGATGGGCTGTTGGAACGGAGTCGGAGGGAAGATCGAGAAGAATGAACAACCAAGAGCTTCCATGCTGCGGGAAATCAGGGAAGAAACAGGGATTGAAGCTCTTGATCTTACTTTTAAGGGCTTAATTACATGGACTACCGGGGAGAGAAGAGATTTTGGCGGGCTCTATCTATATGCAGCCGCTATTCCGGAAGAGCAACGTTACCCGACACCCGTAAAGACAGCGGAAGGGATATTGGATTGGAAAGAGCTCCGATGGATCATGCATCCCGACAACGCCGGGGTTGCCTCCAATATTCGGAGTTGTCTTGAGCAGGTGCTGCATGATGAGCAATGCTATAATCACCATTGTATTTTTGTAGGGGATTCGTTGATCGAGCAAATAACGACACCGATCGATCTGAACATCGAATACGATGAAGCGGCAAGGATGGAGTACATCATGAAGTATATGAGCAGCATCTCTGAAGCAGCTGCGGCGATAAGTTAA
- a CDS encoding ABC transporter substrate-binding protein → MLMKWGRKTVAATALAAVMSMMLLGCANGNQNAGPAAAGPDKAAAADVANSNQTGSKEEGTEQASPRTYTDYKGHTIELPASMDNIIFAGETTGDLIELGIPMAGIFGDHLEGRRYEKEASQIENIGFPINLEKVASLNPDLIIIGSVDEKEYEQLSKIAPTIMFDTFASLDERMKEIGIIFNKEKEVEDWLQAYHDKAAKMWENLHATVLKPGETASVFTYYPGDRLFVMARAGLPQLLYGPGGLKPTPPIQEILDASEGFRLISPESLGEFAGDRIFILDPVDDEAKRSTDALLESPIWKGLPAVKNGHVYRLYIQESDSDAFTRLWLLDKLPEMLGNN, encoded by the coding sequence ATGTTGATGAAGTGGGGAAGGAAAACTGTGGCGGCGACGGCCTTAGCGGCTGTCATGAGCATGATGCTGCTGGGGTGCGCGAACGGCAATCAAAATGCAGGCCCGGCTGCAGCGGGACCGGATAAAGCGGCGGCGGCCGATGTGGCGAATTCGAATCAGACCGGAAGCAAGGAAGAGGGAACGGAACAGGCTTCGCCTCGAACCTATACGGATTACAAGGGACACACCATTGAATTGCCGGCATCCATGGATAACATCATTTTTGCAGGGGAGACGACGGGGGATTTGATTGAGCTCGGAATTCCGATGGCCGGCATTTTCGGAGATCATCTGGAAGGACGAAGATATGAGAAGGAAGCCTCCCAGATTGAGAATATTGGATTTCCGATCAATTTGGAAAAGGTCGCCTCCTTGAACCCCGATCTCATTATTATCGGCAGTGTGGATGAGAAAGAGTATGAGCAGTTAAGCAAAATCGCTCCGACGATCATGTTCGACACCTTCGCCTCGTTGGACGAACGGATGAAGGAGATCGGCATCATTTTCAACAAAGAGAAGGAAGTGGAGGATTGGCTTCAAGCGTATCATGACAAGGCTGCGAAGATGTGGGAGAACCTCCATGCCACGGTGCTGAAGCCAGGGGAGACGGCATCGGTCTTCACGTATTATCCCGGCGACCGTCTGTTCGTGATGGCGCGGGCCGGTCTTCCGCAGTTATTGTACGGTCCGGGGGGGTTGAAGCCGACGCCTCCGATTCAGGAGATTCTGGATGCGAGTGAGGGCTTCAGGTTGATTTCCCCCGAATCGCTTGGCGAGTTCGCGGGCGACCGCATCTTTATCCTCGATCCGGTTGACGATGAGGCCAAGCGGTCGACTGATGCGCTTCTGGAGAGTCCGATCTGGAAGGGGCTGCCTGCGGTTAAGAACGGACATGTGTACCGTCTGTACATTCAGGAGTCGGACTCGGATGCCTTCACCCGCTTATGGCTGCTGGACAAGCTGCCGGAAATGCTGGGAAACAACTGA